Proteins encoded in a region of the Oncorhynchus clarkii lewisi isolate Uvic-CL-2024 chromosome 18, UVic_Ocla_1.0, whole genome shotgun sequence genome:
- the LOC139372898 gene encoding retinoschisin-like, with protein sequence MKMESHGQCVLLALLLVSNVLIRVHAQEGEEVTETWTGRACKCDCEGAESPTQFTSLSPTPPRVMECMPECPYHKPLGLEAGSVRPDQISCSNEDQYTGWFSSWLPSNARLNNQGFGCAWLSKFQDNSQWLQIDLKEVMVVSGILTQGRCDADEWITKYSVQYRTDQNLNWIYYKDQTGNNRVFYGNSDRSSSVQNLLRPPMVTRYIRLLPLGWHTRIAIRMELLLCMSKCT encoded by the exons ATGAAGATGGAATCCCATGGACAGTGTGTTCTGTTGGCCCTCCTGCTTGTGTCTAACG TTCTAATCCGTGTACACGCCCAGGAG ggGGAGGAGGTGACTGAGACATGGACAGGACGAGCCTGTAAGTGTGACTGTGAGGGGGCAGAATCCCCAACCCAGTTCACCTCACTCTCCCCCACCCCACCACGTGTCATGGAGTGCATGCCAG AGTGTCCGTACCACAAGCCTCTGGGTTTGGAGGCTGGATCagtcagaccagaccagatcagCTGCTCCAACGAGGACCAGTACACTGGCTGGTTCTCCTCCTGGCTCCCCAGCAATGCCAGACTCAACAACCAGGGCTTTGG GTGTGCTTGGCTGTCTAAGTTCCAGGACAACAGCCAGTGGTTGCAGATTGACCTGAAGGAGGTGATGGTGGTGTCTGGTATCCTGACCCAGGGGCGCTGTGATGCTGACGAATGGATCACCAAGTACAGCGTCCAGTACCGCACCGACCAGAATCTCAACTGGATCTACTACAAGGACCAGACGGGGAACAACAGG GTGTTCTACGGGAACTCGGACCGCTCCTCCTCGGTTCAGAACCTCCTGCGTCCTCCCATGGTAACTCGCTACATCCGTTTGCTCCCTCTGGGCTGGCACACACGTATCGCCATCCGCATGGAGCTGCTGCTCTGCATGAGCAAGTGTACCTGA
- the LOC139372900 gene encoding histone H2B type 1-A-like: MKVFVSRTTKKPFREQKRKNKAYSTFIYKIRREGGCIPTMDCLLVNGSTCPRRVLVLLVGSEAARLSRLNRRKVITQLEVHTAMARLRQGRKHARQPGA; encoded by the exons ATGAAGGTATTTGTTAGCAGAACAACGAAGAAACCCTTCAGAGAGCAGAAGAGGAAAAATAAGGCCTACTCCACCTTCATCTACAAGATCCGGAGAGAG GGTGGCTGCATCCCCACCATGGACTGTTTATTGGTGAACGGGTCTACCTGCCCACGGAGGGTGCTGGTCCTTCTGGTCGGCTCCGAGGCCGCCCGCCTGTCACGGCTCAACAGGAGGAAAGTCATCACCCAACTAGAGGTCCACACTGCCATGGCACGGCTGAGACAAGGGAGAAAACATGCCAGGCAACCGGGCGCCTGA